tattaGGACACCAGCTCTATTGGGTCAGAGCCTCACTCTTATGATTTCAAGCAGTACCAGCTAGTCCAATCCCCACTGCTCATGGCTTTCCAGCCTGTATGACTGGTATATGAGCAAAGAAACTTTTTAGATGACTTCCACCTCAGCCAGTGTCTAATCACAACCTCAGCAGTGATGCTGAGCCTGAAGTTGCAACTGAACTGAtcaaattcctgacccactgAAACCATgtgaaataaagtgaatattaGTGTCTTAAATCACTAGATTTTTGAGAGATTTTTTAATACAACAATGGTATCTGAAACACTGCCATAATTTAGACATGATAGTACTGCCTCGTGGGTAGATATATTTTAACAAACTGGAAAGctaagaaatagaatattagctgtatagatttttatatatgaaagttataaTATTGTAGACTATTTGGAAACAGAATTGTTATTCAATAAATGTACTGGGAAAATATTATGTATCCTCTGATCAGAGAGGATAGTATATATCCATTCCACACAATACATAAAACTGTGTATCCTATGTGTTtggaaaatgtaaataagaaaaaaaaaaactttaaaatgtttgaagaaaattATCTTTATACTCAGAGAAGGCAAGGAATTTTGGAAGTACATGCAGAGATGTTTTATCCTGATTCCAGCATCCTCATCCCTACGTACAGCACAGGTGGTGAGTGCTTGATCCCAGTCATGCTCCCTTTAATGAGCATCTTCAAATCCAGCTGTCAGCTCCTTCAAATCTGATAATTATTGAAGTTTTGAATTCACTGTATtagattattttctaattaaaagttCTAGAGTGCTTTTTATTTAGTTCactaaagaataaatgaaactttATTGCTTGCATTAATTCAGTAAGTCTCAAATATTTGGAGCCATTAGTATTGCTTGGTACACTAAATGTATCCAATAATAAATTGAGAAAACCCCTTCACTTGCTATACTGGATATTTGTTACATACACCTGTATAGTTTGAATATCAGCAATAATTCTATTAACTCCAAagctaattttgaaaaaaaaattatgttggTGCTGATTTCATATGTGGATTCTTAGGGATagataatttattctttttctgcaAAATCCTAATGTTGTGGTGTGTATGCCATAGTCATTTAGGTAAACttaattaaattcataaaattgAGTTCATCCAAAGAAAACTTCATAGAACCATGGGGCCCAGGCAAACCAGTGTCAGCCTTTGTCTTTAGAATTGAGAGAATGCTGTTCTCAGAGCCTGGCTGCTCTTCCTCTGACAGTCAGGCTCAAGAATCTCATTTCCCATCTTGATCTTTACCATTTTTATTCCTAGATGTGCTTTAGCCAAAACCAAGAGCTGAATGGTATCTTGAATCCCAGTTCAGTGTTGAATCACTGCCTTCAGATCCTCTTTGTAATGTTGTCTATTTCTTTCCAGTGTTCCTCTGAGATGTCATTACTCAAAAGACTGTTCATATAATAAAGTCGGGTATTACATTTCAGTGACTATCTAATTATTACCTAGGTTGTACAAATTTCTCATTTAATAGCATGTCTCTTAGTACAAGATGTTCAAGGCAGTGCCCTCTCCATAACGAGGGAGACAGATTAGCACTCTTGAAACAATGCATGTGCAAAGTAATTTCCAGAAGGGGAAATATCAGTATGTTTTATAGACttcaaaaaagatgaaatgaGCTAGTCCTTGACACAGgaatacaaataattctaaacttatacaaatgtataatttacaaactgaaaaataaggaTGACAGAATTAACACGTCacaaattaaaaatgggaaaacatgGTGTACATTGTCAAAATTTAGGGACTTTGACATCAGAAAACCTGGGTTTCCTTATGGACCTTCCAGGGGTGTAATTAACTAGAAGTTATTTATTcctctaaatctcagtttcttttccaCAGTTGTTGTGTTGAACATATTAAGTTCCTACacttatactttaaattttaatattcaaccttataaatattaaaatgtgattAAATATGATATTAAATTATAGTTTAGATGTTTGTTAAATGGTATAATTTTCTGGCACATTTTGTGTGTCTCATTAAACTTAGTTACATTCCCCCCAATGAATCCCAGACGTGAAGTGTCTTGAGGAGATGCACCTTGCCAGGCTGGAGTTTGGTTGGGAATAAGTAGTAAGAGCTATAATCTTAAAGAAACCTAAGCAAATTCTGGATTTTCACATTAAAGTTAGTTTTTTGTTCTGAGTACCTATAATATGTCAGACAatctttctatgcctcagtttcattctctgtaaaatgagaaagtaATGTCACCTATcccacagggttgttgtaaagatgaaaagattttataaatataaaaggttttttttttcccaacatggGGAGAAAGCTGCTGACCATAAACTACTTTAAAACAGGTCTCCTGCCTTTGGAGCATGTGTTTTTATATGCATCAATCGGATGCTCTGTTGGCTATCAGGACATCAGCTTAATGACTGACTTTTCAACACTTGGCAggatgtatgtttttgaattaacTTTAAACGAAATTTTCCAAACCCATTTTCTAAAACACATTTCTAACCAAAAGTAGAATAGttcaaataaaatgatttatttttataaattgttaaaGTAAAACATGGCCCATGGAAAATAGTTCATATAAATAGATtggtagaaaatttaaaatcaaaggaCCTCTCCCAACCATAAGCCATCATTCAGCCTTCTATTAATAGTTTAGGGCATGCTCTTCAGAGCACAGATTTATGTATAGTCATTAGGTACTCTATATAAAAGtacataaatgaaatattaaatttgaaattcTAGTTACAATCTGTATGGGCACCATTTGTCATTATTTAtgaatattactttattttaattgaacatactctttcattttgtgtttacAACCTAATTCCCTTAATGAGTCCACTTTTACttggaatctattttatttctaattcactGCCTTACACACATGGCCACATGAACATCACTTATAGACATCTTCAATTATTTCTGTTGAATAAATCCATGTCATCAACAAGACAAAAACTATGCATATCTTTAAATTTGACAGATTTTATCACATTGTTCTCAAAATCTTGAAGCATATTTTATTCTCATAAATTGTGTATTAAAGAGTAATTTTCTCCACAACCTTAATAATACTAAATATTGTCATTATTGAATATATTACCCAAACAAtaagttgaaaattattttaatttgcattgatTCATAGAATTTTATTGCTGACATAAATGATAAAAGTATTACAGGGTTCAGATACAGTTAAATGCAATGTAATAtctatatacagatatataacatataaacatatccaaatcaaaataataataattaataataataattcagtaCATGCTATGTACCAGACATTTTGCTAGTACTTTGCACACGCtttctcattcagtcctcacaattAGCTATGATGACACACATTTCATGGCTGAGataaagcaaaataattaatTCATTTCTCACTATACAGTTAGTACTTGATaaacctggatttgaattcaaGAAGCCAATATTAAAGCTATGTGTTTCTTGTATTTGAAATTCTTACAGAGCTAAATGACTTATTCAAGAAAAGCCTGGATAAGGTGAGAGCAATGTATTTAGAGAATGTCTCCAGGTCATCATATTTAAACAGCAATAGTGCCCTGTGTTCTTCAGAGGACTTGTGTCTGGAGCACATGCGTCATCAGTAGACTATGTCTCTAGTGAAGGGTTTTGAAAGGATTATTTCTGTTGATAAGTGTTCCTGAATTGCTTTGCTTTCTTAGAAAGACGAATGGAAGTGGAATTACTGACAGTAGCACAGTTTTAGTATGGAAGTAACTACACCATTGTAGAAACAATGCTTGTTTTAAATGATTCCAGAGGGAGAGGGCTTAATCCCTGAACAACTTTTCTTGATTTCACCACCCCAGCCCTGAACAAGTCATCAGCATCTCCCTGAGCACCAGCACCAACACCAACCCTCTGGGCAGAGTTGTTCACAAATAGATATGGTTTTtacatatgtgtttgtgtgtgtatgtgtgtgtttgtgtgtgtaatccAATGTATTGATTTCATTACATAATTAGAATCATTAACTgatcaaaacagaaagaaaaatatcacataaaGTCCTTCTTAAAGGTTATTAGTGGAAAAATTAAGTTAAAGGAAATTGGTAccgaaagaaaaaatatatatatatacacatatacatacacatatgtatatatatacatacatatgtgtgtgtgtgtgtgtgtgtgtgtgtgtatagaatatacacacaaacagaaaattGCATGaaacaagggaaacaaaaaaaaaaatctaacactATTCTATCCATTAGTTCCTCTTGTTCTGAATTTTAAGACATGTCTCTGAAAGATAAATACACACTTTTATTTGCTAATCTTGTGATCTGGATAGAGCCCAAAAGGCAGACACATAAGTCTGAAAATTTGCTAAAAAAGATTATAGTAAATCAAGCTAAAAATTGTTGATAGCTCAAAGTCATTCATCTTGAGGCTACAATTAGTTTATACAAACAAAGCAGGTGAACTACTGGCAcgttttaaatataatataattgTGCCTGATTATAACTGATTTAATTattcaataattttataatgGTAGTTCAAATTAATAAGAACATGCTTAATATTTGGATAAGTTGTTAAAATCACCTCCAAAACTCATCTTATGTCACCTATGTGACATCTAAAAGCCAAGTACTTGGTAGGCCCCATCAGTAGGACACAGAGATTGTGCAAGTAAATATTCTAAAACCATGTCAGTGTAACCTAAAACCTTGCCCATCAAGGATGTactcacacaaacttttctctaaaAAGAGCTAGGAATCATGACATATTCTGGGAAGATTCCTGAGAAGGAAGGCCTCTCAATTTTACTAAATATGATCCTCACAAGTGATAGGTCAACCTTTGTGCTTGGAATACCCTtactaacattttaaagttacttCATGCTTGTACCTAAACGTTTAGACATGCTTTGGGACAGCATTGCTTAAACATTTTTGTTCTACTATTGTCCCCTAAAGGTGCTTTGTTAGGCATTATGTTCCCTTAATCACCTCTCCCTCTAAAATAGTAATGCCACAAATATGCTATTTATGTGCTTTATGTTTATCTGTGCATCACatataaaaacagtaagaaatattCAGCctcaaagaaattatatttacCTTATTGGGAGAGACATTACCCCCATTTCAAGTGCATACTTTTAAATAACCtagtattttagaaaagaaagagttTAATGTGGTTATTTAAATTCAGAGTAAACTGAAATTCTAACCGTGCTTCAAACAACTGCAAATCTATACCCAATTCTCTCTTGCATCTctcttgtaaaatatttttaccttaCTCATTAATAAcaaaatcttgtttatttatttacttgcttattaCCCATCTATTTCCCACTGAAATTTAAGTTTCACACAAAGACAGTTTTGGACTTTATTGTTCAAAGTTGTATACCCAGTTCTCATCACTGTCTGGCCCATTTTAGGCCCtgaacagtatttttttaagaagttaagTCAAAATTCCCTAAACTGAATTGACCAAGAAGCCCTTTTTCCAGTAATAAGTGTTAACACTATGGGATGACAACGGGAAAAGCCCTTTGGAATTAGCCCCTATCTCCAGGCCCACACAGAGGATCAGTCTCCTAAATGACTGAGttgcttatttttccttcaaatatctCTTCCACCCAAGTGTCTCATCCACTGAAGTTCAACTCTTTGAATTTTGTTTCTCGAGCCTGTTACATCCCACTTTTCCTGAAGCCCATGAAAGATAATATATCTGCAGAAAAGAGATCATTAAATGATTTTCCCTTGACCCTAGAGGAATCAAGAAAATGCAAGTAACTTAGGAAGTGGTGGCCAAAAGAGAGCCAAAGGGATGAAAGTCCTTCACCCACCCAAAATAAGAATCTCTCAATGGCAGTTTCCACAGCGTGGACAGTGGTCAGATCTGTGTTTTGGCATTTACACACCATGATAACAAAGAGTGTTGTGaagtgggaagaggagaggaagcagaTTTTAAAAGACTCTAAATTATTGTTTAACTTCAGTGAGtctcattttcttcttgtatGAAATGGAGTAAAAGCCTCTCTAATAATACTTGTTTCTACATGAATAGAATTAAAGTATGTAAAGAAACTATCAAAATGTATGCTTCATAGTTGGCCTTCAACGATAGTCCACTCATCCCCCTCACCTAATGCATAACAGTTTTACTGAAGTGATGTCCAGGTTAAACCAAAGCATCCTTACACAGCAGGTCCAAGCATTATTTATCTCATTAATTTTaggataaatgtatttattattttatatgacTTTTTAGTACCAGAAATAACCAGGTTGCGGTCAGTCCTCAGGAAAGAGTCTTGATGATCAGTGCAAAGGAACATCTTAACAAGCTTTAACCTTACTCACTAACCAGCAGGACTCTGTTCACTGAGAACAACAGGCTGCCTTACACCTTCCAAGTTCACTGCTGACTATTTGTAACTTGTGCCTCACTAATCTTCTCACCCCTGCACTGAGCCCTTGGTGTATCCCCTAAGACACAGTCACTGGCTTAGTTTCCCCCTTCAAATCCTCCATCTGTTCCTAGAATAGAAACAACATTTAATCAACACTTTTTCTATCTTTACCCCTGGATTACTCTCATCTTCTGTGTAACACTCATAAGACAAAATGAACCTATACCATTTAATCTAGATTCTGTTGAAATGTTTAGTTCTCAGCAGCAATTGTAAACATGACCATTTTAATAGGTGCTTTCAGGCCTAGACTTTGTGGGAAAATGTTCTGTTTCCTATGAATTTGAGAAAGCCATGCACACCTTAGTAAGTGCAGCCACCACAGGACAATTCTCTTACATTACTGTGTGGTCAAATTGTGGAAGAAGTATCTCCATTTGATGACTGAGTTTGAGAAAGGGATGTTTGTGAGAAGCACATGTGCAGGAGTGTTGCAGTCAGAGACGCTCTGCTTTACAGAGTTAGGTAACAATGTGGAATTGCCAGTGTTCTCCACATACACAGAGGGGCGTTGCAGGGAACCCCACTTTCCAGAAGTTCACTTTAGCCACTTAGCTTTTCTGAAGACCAACATTAGTACTTGTTTTCTCTAACAGGAAGAAACTGgaaggggatttttttcttttacttaaaaatatttattaccagACTAATGTTGGTCTGTTTTAAAAGTGAAGTGGCATAACGAGCCTttcaaacaaagggaaaaatgtgCAGGCTGAACTGCACGGCTACATGTGAGACAAGGCTACACCTTCTTGAAGGATACATGAATCATCAAGACTGcagatggtatttttttctctatagatGTAAACACATCAACATACAACCGACATGTGTCATTTCAAAGAAAGTAAGACTGAGTTTGTAAGATCTGGACTGGGAGTTTGTAGCTGAAACTGTTGAGAGGCAGCAGCATGCCGGTGCTCCTGAAGCACTTTCAGGGTAAGCTTGTGAGGTGTGGGGCAAGCAAGCTGGTAACCCTCTCTTGGCTTTGATTTGCTGCTCTGTAAACTGGGGACGTTAATAATGGAACTACTAGCTTAGCACATGAGTGAATCAACTAAAGCGAATATGCCTAATAGATAACAAGTTGTTTATTTAATGCAAAAATATGTGCCAGACCtattactgagtccaaactccttctgctctccacatgacaggccaataaattgggagacaggGTGTTGGGCAGTGAATAGCAACTTTGTTAAGAAAGCCAGctgactgagaggatggcagccTAATGTCTTAGAGGACCATCCtcctccagtcagaatacaggcttcttttatacaaaaaaaaaaaaaagaaagaaagaaagaaacaaaacaaaacaaaacaaaaacaggtgaggggctgtggttggttatTGCAtgcttcttgctgcaggaattcattcttgcagccatccatgtgcGTCAGGCCATGGTATCCCTATaaacctccaaaaaacaaaagttattctccattttgcaacttgccatctctacataagggaagaagagctaacatcctgacaggccagagcccagagaataggctctcctgtctatttcaggctaaaggcaacattgtttcccaaaaggtgcagagctggcagggctaagcctagaaaacaggaaCAGATCCAATTTGGAGGCAGATGTGTTTTCCTCTAACCTTGGGCTTTTTTGTTGAGATTGGatacacaaatatttactttggtttcAAATGCCTCCCCAAGTCTTGGTatgcagaaagaaaatatttctcttatatTCAAGAAAAACTATCAGCCATTAAGGGTACTGAAGAGGAATTAAGACTAATTTCAgaatttctggtttatttttgtgcatcaggaaaataaaaagagatagaATTTGAATTATTCATTCTCCTTTCGTGGGTGTCTATCTCTTTGCTTTTGGTCAATTCATAGTGCAGAAAAAATTTCTGAGCAGTGAGTACTTCACACAACTGTTGCTCCCCCATGTATCTAAAAGTTTCTATCCGTTATTTGCTCTACCACAGGCTAAGCAAACATAGAAGAAATTCTGAGATCAAGGCCCTATGGAAAAACTTATTTCACCCAAGTaacatatataaagaattttgTAAAGTAGCAATAAgactctggagaaaaatatacttTACAATCATCAAACTAGGGATTTATAGTTGTTCTCTCCGTTGGCTATTCTGCAGCTATGATCATAAACATTGAATCCTTGTAAAGTACATCACAATTTatcaaaatgtataataaatgCCTAGCAAATATTAAATGATCAATGGATGCTAGTTTGTGGGCCCCTGTTTTTTTCTGTCAATGATCTGCAAAATTTCTTAGTTTTTCTGTACAATTTACAATAGGTATAATCCTCCCTATGTATATAAATCATCAGTTTCTTGTTATCATGAACAGCCTAAGTTACTCTCCTCTTTATCAAACtcctcatggcatttttcacctcTGTGTTTCTCACTGTGTAAATGATAGGATTCAACATGGGAGTGAGGACTGAGTAGAACACACTCACCAACTTGTCCACAGGGTAGGCGGCCACGGGACGTATGTAGGTGAATacacaagggaaaaaagagagcacCACTACTGTAAGGTGGGAGCCACATGTAGAGAGGGCTTTGCGCCGTCCTTCAGAGCCACAGGATTTCAGGGAGCACAGGATGACTATGTAGGAGATGAGTAGcatgaaaaaaatgagtaagcacATGCCCCCACTGTTAGCTGCCACCACCACTCCAAGCCTGTACGTGTCCCTGCAGGCAAGTTTTAACAGTGGAAAGAGATCACACATGAAGTGGTCAATCACATTGGGACCACACAAGGGCAAGTTGACCATGAAAAGAACCTGTACAATGGCATGCAGTATCCCCCCAATCCAGGCCACCACCACCAGGAGCTGGCAGAGATGCTGTCTCATGATGGCCGTGTAGTGCaggggcttgcagatggccacgtagcggtcataggccatgacAGTGAGGATGATGCCCTCTGACCCTCCCAGGAAGTGTTCCAAAGCCAGCTGGGTCAGGCAGCCACCCCAGGAGATAGTTCTCCTCTGGTACAGCAGGTCAATGAGCATTTTAGGAGTTGTGACAGAGGTGAAGGAGGCATCTATGAAGGACAAGTaagtgaggaagaagtacatgggggcTGAAAGCGAAGGGCTGAGGGAGATGGTGATGACCATGAGCAGGTTGGCCAGCAGGGTAAATaggaaaatgagcaaaaagaCAATGAAGAGTACTTTCTGCAGGTGTGGATTCTGCGTGAGTCCCAAGAGAACAAACTCAGTCACATTGTTGGGAGGGGTGAGGAGATCCATTCAGCCAGTAACACCTTCCTGGGGCCTGAATTACCCACGAAGGATAAAGAAGAATACCCATTAATCATGAAAGGATTGTGGTCTGAATTTCTTGGTACAAAAACAGAGCAGTCACTGTACCTGTGGAGCACGTCCTTGACACTCCTCCCTCAGTCCTTGTTTCAGTTCTCTCTTACTTCCTTCATgatgtttccatttcttcagaCACCTAATACCTGTCACCTGTAAAACATCTTAAGGCAACATTTGATGGCAAATTTACTGAGAAAACCCTGGGTTGTCTACATGAGATCTGGATTCTCCATCTGGCTCCAGCTCCATGTGACTCTTCTgagtcctctctgtgtcccatggtTCTGAgccctcctctgtgtctgtgaggtTACAAACTATAATTCACAGATGGATCTTTTAAGCTAAGAGGTGCTGCACACAGGTAAGAGGTATTTCCTCTTCAATGAAAATTCACATTTGAACCCTCAGCTCTAACTGTGGAAAGACACCATGAATACATATTTCCCATAAGCAGGCCATTTAGAGAAATGTATGTAAGTCATTGGCAACACACTCTCCCTGGTACCTGCCAGAACATGTAAGCTATTCAGGTGTGTTTCCTCACCACACCTACCATAGTGCCTGGCATAATGTCTGCACTGCCTGAAACCTGTTAGGTGATGAGTAAATACTTGGTGAATTGTCATTCTCCATGGGTAAGAATATATCTGCTTCCCCAGACCTTAGACCTACCAAGAATCCAAGTGTTCTTATCCTTCTGCTCTGTTTATCATTACTCTCTACTTTATAAAAATCATAAGCAAATGTTTGAAAAGAAGCTGCATACCACATTAATATTTTATGGCATACTCTATGGGACAATATGAAAGTATTAATTGCCTCTAAGAATGAGTATGTTTttaggtaattttattttcaagatattCATAAGGTTTGTTAATccatgtttttttatttttcaaattatgttcCACATATATTTTGACAGTCATATTCAATAAACTTATAGCTTCAGAAGACTTGGATAAAAAACTATTGCATAAAAGTTCAGTATGTGAGTATCTGTCAAGCAAAGAAATCCTTATTTTCattctaaaagtaaaaatttaacaTAGGCAACAAAAAGTAATAGTTTGCTAGATAAGATAGATATGTATGGActatacacataaacatatatacatacacaatacaaacacacataaaatCTATTACTGTAAGTACCTATTACaagttcactcattcaacaaacatttactagaCATTGTGTATGTTAGTGTATGttaatgtatgtgtgtttacataaaattatagaaaGTTCCCTAGTGAAACAACTTTAGTAATCCCTTCCCTGAAATTTTATTACCAAACAGCAGCAACTCATCCCTCCATGATGTATGACCTGCCCATCCCTTTATGCTTCTGCTACAGGCATCCTCATGTCTCCTTCTCCCATCTTCCCACAGCATCCATCATCCACCATTCCTGGTTACAGAATACTGCAATAGTAATGGAATGAGGAAATTTGCAACCATAAATTTcccaaataaaaatcataaatataataCAATGTATTCTGCAGAAAAtgtcttttcctttcaaagataaataaataaagacctttattttttaattaaacaatatgaaaattttTATACATATGTGGAAACAAAGAACAGCAGCTTCATtgcattcttttattctgtggctgACTCCCCAGCAGATCAGAAAAGAGatgattttatataaagtaaGAATTATACATAACTAATAAATGTGATTTAGAAATGACTATGAagaaataagtattatttttcttttctctttggcacTGCAGTATTCTTTATAGGGTtaaattctaaatgaaaatattttaaaggctaaaaccttttatttacaaatatgttcaacaaaattattaagaggtATGGAAAACTTAGAAATTACATGAAATGTTCAACATTGGAGAAATGGTTATTAAAATACAGTACATCCCTTTGACTTGTGCAGTTTTTAAAAGACGTATTTTTGAAAATGGTACAATATCATAGGAAAATTCTGAtgttgtattttataaagtggGAAAATTGTGAATGGAAATTTGAGTTATATAGCTATTCTATTTTAATTCTAACTAATTGTGCTATTcttctaatttaaatatatctCAATAGGAAAAAATACCCCAAGTATTTTTACTTCTAAATCAGTAGTATTGTAGTTGAGTTGatctttcttaatattttgcATGCCGAAGAGGGACTGAAATCTCAGATTGGTGAGGAAGAGGGGTGATTGCATAATTTGAAAGAGCCATTTAATCCTGAGCGTCTATTAAAATATGAtttcctggagagaaaaaaaatcttacctgcAAACTTGTCAGACTTAACTCCCTGGTGAGAGCCCAAGGCAGATGTTAGCTCGCCAAGAAAGCAGTGAAGTTGTAAGATTAAAAATGCCAAACAGCTCAGCTATAGTAAGTGCCTTTTCTCATTTATAACTAGTTCCTCTGGATAAGGCCTTTCTCTTGGAGCTTAAAAGTGCTGCTACATTTCCTATTTGTAGGCCAGTTAGGTGAAGTTTCTCAGCTGTAGATGATTGGACCTCAGGGGTATTTCACCACCATTAGATTTTGCCAACAACCCAATTATTTCTCATAACTTAACTGAACTTCAGAGGAGAACTCTTAGagcattcatttttcattttgaactcTCCCTTAAGTCTACATGAAGAAAAAATACtatgacaagagaaaaaaaataagttggcCATTTATGAAGTTAGGCATTTGAAACAAATGAGCTTTATATTGTCTGAATATTTGCTATTGCATGAATTAATCATTTGAGTAACTATCTGCGTTAAATGTTTTagtataatattttgtttttaaaccaatCTACTATTCATgcaaatcataattttaaatattattttcagatgtacaattaAATGATCATTTTGAACCCTATTATAATATTGGCACTTCACATTGTGTAAAGTTTACAGTGCTCATTCAAAGTGGCTGTATCTTGTGTCAGTTTTTGAATTAGGTTAGCATAATattgatgaaaataattaaataattccaTTCTGCAATTATATCCAGGGATGGTAGACTGCATTTATTTCTGCAATGgtttcattttgtaattaatgTTGCAAGGAAAATGAGCGTACAGGTATCTCTTCAGATTCTTGGTttcatattttggatatatatgcacacacatagtATTGGTGAATCATACAgtagttttatttctaatatctTGCAAAATCTCCATAATGTTCTCCATAGTGGCAGAAAAAACGTATATTCCCACCAAAGTGCAGTAGGGTTCTATTCTCTCTACATCTTCACCAAAATATGTCGTCTGCTATATATTTCACCtagccatcctaatgagtgtaAGATAacatgtcattgtggttttgacttgcatttccctgttgattagCGATGTTGTTCAATTTCCCATGTTcctattggacatttgtatgtcttctttggaaaaaatgtccaTTCACGTGCTTTGCTCAATTTTAAATCAagtgttctttttaatttagttgtaaacgttctttatatattttatatattaatgcattatgagatatataatttgcaaatattttctcccaatccataAGTTACCTTTTCATTCTTTGATTGTATAATTAGCTATAAAGTTTAGTCTGAATTTTAAACTTGATATCCTGGACTTGAATCTTGTGTCGTGATGGGATGAGAATTAATGATCTGATAGCTTTTGCCTCCTCTCTCTGGGAGCCCTGAGCTGCCATTTTATAAGTCTGACAACCTCACTGGACAAACATTGTCTACATTAC
This genomic window from Camelus dromedarius isolate mCamDro1 chromosome 28, mCamDro1.pat, whole genome shotgun sequence contains:
- the LOC116149747 gene encoding olfactory receptor 4C13, with amino-acid sequence MDLLTPPNNVTEFVLLGLTQNPHLQKVLFIVFLLIFLFTLLANLLMVITISLSPSLSAPMYFFLTYLSFIDASFTSVTTPKMLIDLLYQRRTISWGGCLTQLALEHFLGGSEGIILTVMAYDRYVAICKPLHYTAIMRQHLCQLLVVVAWIGGILHAIVQVLFMVNLPLCGPNVIDHFMCDLFPLLKLACRDTYRLGVVVAANSGGMCLLIFFMLLISYIVILCSLKSCGSEGRRKALSTCGSHLTVVVLSFFPCVFTYIRPVAAYPVDKLVSVFYSVLTPMLNPIIYTVRNTEVKNAMRSLIKRRVT